The Cryptomeria japonica unplaced genomic scaffold, Sugi_1.0 HiC_scaffold_489, whole genome shotgun sequence genome contains the following window.
ATTGTTGAGGAACATCTGCATGTTTTGTCCACTTTAATCAAACTTATTATAGAGCAACTTAGAAAATTTATGATctcatgatttttttggatttacgTTTTTTAAGAAAGAGGTAAATGCTTTTGATCTGGAGTTTCTGAAGCCATAAATGGGAACCTCAATCTAACATATACACTCAACAATAATACCCAAATAAAAATTGAATCTTAAGAACATGACAAACACCACCGCAATTAAACCATCACACATACTTGAATTTAACTGTTTCATTTCTATATGAAAACAAGTTTTTTTTTGTGatcataaataatttataaatcatGATTATGAAGAAATTCTTCACAATTGCTTTATAAGTCATCCCATAGTTTGGTGCAATGCTCATAATTATGAGCATTTCGATATTATTTAGTACCTGGTGATGTACAATAGATTTATCGAATGGACATCCGACTGGAAATGTATCGCCTGCTCAAGGCAAATATGATATTATTAGTTTTAACAATGTAACCCAAAGTTCATTTCAGAACAATATAACTATTCTAGTTTATGCACAGTAAAGCTTGAAGGTTAAATGGAGTGAAAACATACCGACCACAGCCCATTGAGGTGACTGGCCAAATTTGGGATGAAGCAAAACCTTGCCCAAGTCTGCATTATATTTCCAAATCATCACAAGTAGAGGGAAGATTAGAAGAAAATAACAAGACCAAAAATGCAGTGAAAAGTATTACCCACCATGAATAAAGGCAGTGAGATGAAACCAGTCTTGGTCAGGATAATCTTTTCTAATGGCTTCTGCAGTTTGCAGGAGGTGCTCGATCTGAGGCACATCCAGATCGGGGTCACTCTCATCCACGATGTCATTCAATAACTCTGCGCATTCCCAGATACCCATCTCTCCTTTATTGAAGCACAGATGCTTTTCTCTCATTCTCTGCACCTGTAACAATGTAATATCATTCATACACATTCACTGCTTTCCTTCCGTAGAAGCTTTTCATTACCCATATCCAatcaaagtttaaaaaaaaaacttatattaATGGAATTTTGGCAGTCGTTGATATCAATATAATGAGATTCTTAGGTTTTGATTGTGTGAGAATTTTaatatcaatgtttcagatcatatTTGAATTAAAGAATGATGAATAATTCTTTCAAAAGCATAACAAATTGATGATTCATAGAAGTAAGATGTTTAATTTTCTCTCTTCTTTGATTCATCCTAATGATATATTATGGagtatgatccaaaacattgatataAAAGTATTTACCGATTCAAATGTCTGATAGGCATGATTTTTACGGTAAGTCTCTTCAACAACTGACTTCCGTTCACCTTCTGTATAATAAGACCTACAATACAATAATCATTTTATAAATCTCTTCAAAACCTGACGATTAAATACATGAAAAGAAGAAAAAGTTCACCTGAAATCTTTGCCAAATGCATTCGATTCAGGAACCACAAAGCCAAGCTCTTGTCCTCCTTCATCGCAATGGTGGCTATGCACAGGTAGTATTGGCATCTCCATCTTGTCTGAACTAAACAAAAATATTGCCTACTAAGGCTATGGTTACGTTCAACTTTCAAGCTCAACTCAATCGCAAAGAAATTGCAAGATGAGAGTGAAAAAAAAGCTGGCGGTTGCTTCCATTATGGTGTACGTGGGTAACTTATAGATCGATTATGCACACGTTTTTTTTGAAAAGCCATTGCATTCCTTATTTTATTGAACTTCTTTTTTGATTATCTTCCAACTTATTCAACTTATCACAGTTTGACTGTTTACGTATCAATTAGATAATGAAGGAATCTAGCTGTGGCAGCCGTGGGATAAGAGGGGACAAATCTAGTGATAAGATAAGGTTGCCATGGCAGAGCATATTTTGAATACGGATGCCACGCATATTTCTGGAATAAAAAAAGAAAAACCAGAGAAATGAGAGGAATTAGTGAGTAAAGAGTATTACAATGTGTAGGTATTGTCTTCCAACTCTCTCATAAGCCAGCCGCCTACGTAGATTATACATGTTATATTCAAacaagcaatttcaaaatcactcaACTCACATCAGTGTTAGGTAGTTTTCCACCTCGAACAACATGTGGCGCTTTAGATGATTATTGTTTAAGGTCTTTCAATACAAATCCAAATCTTGAACAAGGatgcaaagcgtcaagttcctgccattagaagaatgagagtaatggatagagataaagaggaagagatagcta
Protein-coding sequences here:
- the LOC131871944 gene encoding probable inositol oxygenase — protein: MEMPILPVHSHHCDEGGQELGFVVPESNAFGKDFRSYYTEGERKSVVEETYRKNHAYQTFESVQRMREKHLCFNKGEMGIWECAELLNDIVDESDPDLDVPQIEHLLQTAEAIRKDYPDQDWFHLTAFIHDLGKVLLHPKFGQSPQWAVVGDTFPVGCPFDKSIVHHQMFLNNPDTWDPKYNTGTGIYQEGCGFEKLFMSWGHDEYMYQVMKENKSTLPPQAYFIIHYHSFYVMHQEGAYMHFMNDLDRQMLPWLQEFNKYDLYSKSTVRTDVEKLKPYYQSLIHKYFPEKLRW